The proteins below come from a single Cottoperca gobio unplaced genomic scaffold, fCotGob3.1 fCotGob3_326arrow_ctg1, whole genome shotgun sequence genomic window:
- the LOC115005595 gene encoding leucine-rich repeat-containing protein 70-like isoform X2, whose translation MQIYEIDLTGNKVPQVTSSAAPMLTSLSVLRLGSNHLTSLPDGSFSACPALTELYLDNNALVSLSNFSFSGLSKLEVSQCVSSGTVAC comes from the exons TCTATGAGATCGACCTCACAGGCAACAAG GTTCCACAGGTGACCTCCAGCGCTGCTCCGATGCTGACCAGCCTCAGCGTTCTCCGGCTGGGCTCGAACCACCTGACGTCCCTCCCTGACGGATCCTTCTCCGCCTGTCCCGCTCTGACTGAACTCTACCTGGACAACAACGCCCTGGTCTCTCTGAGCAACTTCAGCTTCTCTGGACTCAGCAAGCTGGAGGTCAGTCAGTGTGTCAGCAGTGGGACTGTAGCGTGTTAG